Proteins encoded in a region of the Mucispirillum schaedleri ASF457 genome:
- a CDS encoding D-sedoheptulose-7-phosphate isomerase: MKKYIEDMFDEAIKAHKEFALDHAGIIEEIAKTIAECFENGNKLLIFGNGGSAADAQHIAAEFASRFVMERPPLAAVALTTDTSLLTAVGNDYSFDEVFEKQVSALANSGDVVWGISTSGNSENVIRGLKRAIKCEAKTIGFAGKDGGKMPGLCDKILIVDHQSTARIQEIHIMSAHIICGLIDEIMFGRFSG; the protein is encoded by the coding sequence ATGAAAAAATATATTGAAGATATGTTTGATGAGGCAATAAAAGCACATAAAGAGTTTGCATTAGACCATGCAGGCATCATAGAAGAGATAGCAAAAACAATAGCAGAGTGTTTTGAAAATGGAAATAAACTGCTTATTTTTGGCAATGGTGGCTCAGCAGCAGACGCACAGCATATTGCAGCAGAATTTGCAAGCCGTTTTGTAATGGAAAGACCGCCGCTTGCAGCTGTTGCACTTACTACGGATACTTCTCTTTTAACAGCAGTTGGCAATGATTATTCCTTTGATGAAGTATTTGAAAAACAGGTATCAGCCCTTGCAAACTCAGGGGATGTGGTATGGGGAATATCTACAAGCGGTAATTCTGAAAATGTAATCAGAGGCTTAAAAAGAGCCATCAAATGCGAAGCAAAAACGATAGGGTTTGCAGGCAAAGATGGCGGTAAAATGCCGGGTCTTTGTGATAAAATTCTTATAGTAGACCACCAGTCAACAGCAAGAATACAGGAAATACATATTATGAGTGCCCATATTATATGCGGTCTTATAGATGAAATAATGTTTGGCAGGTTTTCAGGTTAG
- a CDS encoding FmdB family zinc ribbon protein, which translates to MPIYEYHCTTCGKDFEKMQSINNDERAIECVYCGRQAERKVSVTSYHLTGSGFYNTDKKAAAPSCCPAGSCCAGGACNIEK; encoded by the coding sequence ATGCCAATATATGAATATCACTGCACAACATGCGGTAAAGATTTTGAAAAAATGCAAAGTATTAATAATGACGAAAGAGCTATAGAATGTGTTTACTGCGGCAGACAGGCAGAGAGAAAAGTTTCTGTTACATCATACCATTTAACAGGCAGCGGTTTTTATAATACAGATAAAAAAGCAGCTGCTCCGTCATGCTGCCCAGCTGGTTCATGCTGTGCTGGCGGAGCATGTAATATAGAGAAATAA